The Bdellovibrio bacteriovorus W nucleotide sequence TAGCTTCTACGCCACACTTTAACCTGCTCTTCGCCATGACGAGCTGCAGTCTCAGCCTTATTTAGACCTTGCAGAGCGCCATAATGTCTTTCGTTCAAGCGCCAGTTTTTGTGGACTGGAAGCCACACTAGATCCATTTCGTCTAAAATAAAATTTAATGTATGAATAGCGCGTTTTAACAAGCTCGTATAGGCAACGTCGAAGACAAACCCTCTGTCTTTAAGAGCTTCCCCCCCCTTAATAGCCTCAGCTTGACCTTTTTCTGAGAGATCAACGTCCTGCCATCCTGTGAAGCGATTCTCTTTATTCCACTCGCTCTCACCGTGTCGCACTAGCACTAAATTATACATAGCTTAATCTCCTTCAATTTATCCCTAAAAAGAGCTATCATGGGCGGGCTTTCTTTAATATTAAAAGCTTTCGATATTGCCACGCATTAAGACGTGTCAAACTCGAAAGATTTTGAAAGGTTAGCATCGTAAATTTAGTCGTTCAATTAACATGAGGATCATCGTGAATAACACAGGTATCAATCGCGCAAATTTAGAGTACATCGAGCAACTTTACTCTGATTTCAGATCACACCCCGACACTCTAAGTTTGGAGTGGAAAAGTTTTTTTGAAGGAATGGAGTTTGCCCAAGAAGGTAAATTCGGAATGTCTGACAAGGAACTTGCGGTTTATCAGTTGATCCAAGCCTATCGCGACCACGGCCACCTTCAAGCAAATCTCAACCCACTTTACGCTCCTCAAAAAAATGAGATGCTGGCATTGAGTCGTTTTGGTCTTTCTGAAAAAGATTTATCTAGCACATTTCAAATTGGGTCGTTGATTGGTTTAGCAAACTCTTCGCTCAAAGAGATCATCGCCCAACTTGAAAAAAACTATTGCGGCACTATAGCCCTGCAAGCAGCGGATGCGACACCGGCAGAAATCAAATGGCTTCAGTCTGAGTTTGAAAAAGTAACTCCTAAACTTTCGCTTGATGACAAGAAAGCAGTTCTGCAAAGCCTAACTAAAGCTGAATCTCTAGAGCGTTTCCTTCACACGCGTTACGTAGGCGCAAAACGCTTCTCTGTCGAGGGTGCTGACTCTTTCATTCCGATGATGGAACACTTGGCCCAAAGAAGTACTGATGAACAAGTTGAAGAAATCTTTATCGGCATGGCTCACCGTGGCCGTGTAAACTTACTTGTTAATTTCTGTGGCAAAGGCGAAGAGTACATCTTTGGTGATTTCAACGGACCTCTTCAGCGTGAAGCGCCTATTGCAAACTTTGATGGCGACGTTAAGTATCACTTGGGTTATGTCGCTGAAAAGAAATCTAAGGCTGGTGTTTGCAGAATCAATCTTGCCTACAACCCTTCACATCTTGAAACTGTAAATGCTATTGCTGTCGGCATGGCGCGCGCTTCTCAAGATCGCCTGAACAAGCCAGATGCACGTAAACGTGTTCTTCCTGTACTCGTTCACGGAGATGCTGCCTTTGCTGGCCAAGGCATCGTTCAGGAAGTTTTACAACTTGCAGGCGTGGCTCCACACACCGTGGGCGGAACAATCCATATCATTCTGGATAACCAAGTTGGCTTTACAACAAATGGTTTTGACACCCGTTCGACTCGCTATGCGTCCGACACTGCGAAGATGACGTTCACTCCGGTGCTTCATGCAAATGGTGACGATGCTGAAAGCTGCGTTCGCGCGATGGATATCGCTCTTCGCTACCGACAGCAATTCAACAAAGACGTTGTTATTAATTTAATTTGCTATCGCAAATATGGCCATAACGAGGGCGACGAACCTGCATTCACACAACCACAGATGTATGAAATCATTAAGACCCACAAAACTGTGCGTGATCTTTATGGCCAACAACTTGTTGCTGAAGGCAGCATGACTCAAGCACAAGTCGATGAGTTCTATACAAATGCGATGAACCGCCTGCAGACGATCTTCGAAGAAACCAAAAAGAATCCTCCTAAACTTAAGAACTTCAAGTTTGAAGGACCTTGGAAGGGGCTTCGTGCAGCCGTTGACGCTGATTTCGAAAAAACCGCAGATACGAAATTCCCTATCGAGAAATTAAAAAAGATCGGCGAACTTATTGGTTCTTACCCGGCAGACTTCACTCCCCACCCGAAATTAAAGCGCCTCTTAGAGTCGCGTAAAAACATGGGTGCCGGCAGCGAAATGATCGACTGGGGTATGGGAGAGTTGCTTGCTTACGGAAGTCTTCTTTCTGAAGGAACAAACGTACGCATGACAGGTGAAGACTGCGTACGCGGTACTTTCACACATAGACATGCTGGAATGTATGACTTCACCAATGGCAAAGCTTTCTTCCCATTGGATGCTGTCAACCCTGACGCTAAATTCCTCATCGCAGAAAGTATTTTATCTGAGTACGGCGTTGTTGGTTTTGAATATGGTTTCTCTGTTCAGGATCCTCGCTCCCTCGTGATGTGGGAAGCGCAATTCGGGGATTTCGTGAACGGCGCTCAAATCGTTCTCGATCAATACCTAGCGGCTGGCGAAGCGAAGTGGCAGCAAATGAGTGGTTTGGTTCTACTTCTTCCTCATGGATATGAAGGCCAAGGCCCAGAGCACTCTTCCGCTCGTATGGAAAGATTCCTTCAGTCTTCTGCTCAAAACAATATGCAAGTGTGCAACCTGACAACTCCTGCGCAGATCTATCATGTTCTTCGCCGCCAGATGCACCGTGATTTCCGCAAACCTTTGGTGATCATGTCGCCTAAGTCTTTGCTACGTCACCCAAAAGCAGTTTCTTCTTTAGATGAGTTAGCAAATGGCTCGTTCCAAGAAGTCATCAAAGACACTGTGAACCCAGCCAACGTAGACACTGTCGTCTTTGTTTCTGGAAAGCTTTATTATGAATTATTAGAAGCCCGTGAAACTACGAAAAAAGAAAACGTAGCACTGGTTCGCCTTGAGCAGCTTTATCCGTTCCCTGCTCGTCAGGTTACTGAAGTTCTTAAATCCTATCCGAAAGCAAAAACTTTGGTATGGGCACAGGAAGAACCCAAGAACATGGGCGCTTTCCAAAATGTTTACTTTAAATTTGCAGATGTTGTCGCAAAAGCTGGGTTGAAACTTGCATTTGAATACGCAGGCCGTCCAGAGCGTTCTTCTCCGGCAACAGGTTTCAACCATCAGCATAAAGAAGAACAAGCTGAAATTATTAAATCAATCTTTGGTGCGTAATAACGTTAGAACACGTTAGAAAAGGAAAAACATCATGAAACAAGAGATCAAAGTTCCCGCGGTTGGCGAATCGATCACAGAAGCAACAATTGGCAATTGGTTAAAAAAATCGGGCGAATTTGTTAAACGTGACGAAGTTCTTATGTTGCTTGAAACAGATAAAGCCAGCGTTGAAGTCGTTGCTGAAAACGACGGTGTTCTAACTATTCTCCCTGGTAACGAAGACGGTGCTGTGGTGCAAATCGGTGCGACGATTGCAACTCTTGATACTTCAGCGACGGCCCCTGCGGCGACAGCTACACCGGCAGCTCAACCTGCGGCGACTCCTGCAGCAGCGTCTCCGCATGCGGCTTCAACTAAAGATGCCTCTGGTCACCTCTCCCCTGCAGTGCAAAGAATCGTCACAGAAAAGAACCTAGATCCATCAACAGTTCAAGGAACTGGCAAAGACGGTCGCCTTACTAAAGGTGATGTCCTTGAAGCACAACCGGGTGCTCCAGCAAAAGCAGCGGCTGCACCAGCCCCTGCCGCTAAAGCTCCAACAGCAGCTGCAACAAATGCAATGGCTGCTCGTGGTCCGTCGAAACAAGGCGATAAAAACCTTGTGCCAATGACAACAATCCGTAAGCGTATTGCTGAGAAATTAAAAGAAGCTCAAAACACAGCAGCACTTTTAACGACATTCAATGAGATTGATATGTCCAAAGTGATGGAGCTTCGTGGAAAATATAAAGATAAATTTAAAGAGAGATATGGAATCAATCTAGGCTTCAACGCTTTCTTCGTTAAAGCGGCTGTAGAAGCTCTTAAAGAGTTCCCTGCTGTAAATGCTTTAATCACTGGCAACGACATTCAATACCACAACTACTATAACATCGGCATCGCTGTTTCTACAGAGAAGGGCCTGATGGTTCCTGTTGTGAAAGATGCTGACTTGCTATCTATGGCTGGCGTTGAAATGGCTATTCGTGATTTGGCTCTTAAAGGTCGCGATGGGAAAATTTCTCCAAACGATTTAAGTGGTGGAACTTTCTCAATCACAAATGGCGGAGTCTTTGGTTCCCTTCTATCAACTCCAATCCTCAATTACCCTCAATCGGCTATCTTAGGTCTGCATAAGATTCAAGATCGACCAATGGCAATTGATGGCAAAGTCGAGATTCGTCCAATGATGTATGTGGCATTGACATATGACCATAGAATTATTGACGGCAAAGAAGCAGTTAGCTTCCTTGTGAAAATCAAAGAGTTGGTTGAAGACCCAGAAAGACTTCTTCTAGAAGTTTAATTGTCTCAACGGCTTTAGTTTTTTTGAGTTTATTTTAGATAAAGGTTTTAAAAAAATGTCAGACAATCAATTTGATCTTATTGTTATCGGTTCTGGTCCTGGTGGTTATGTAGGTGCTATTCGTGGTGCCCAATTAGGACTTAAAACAGCGATTATCGAAAAAGACAAAACCTACGGTGGTACTTGCTTGAACGTAGGTTGCATCCCTTCTAAAGCACTTTTAGAAAGTTCAGAAAACTTTGTAGCTGCTCAAAAAGACTTTGCAGCTCACGGAGTAAAAATTTCTAAAGTAGAACTTGATCTGAACACTATGATGTCTCGCAAAGACAAG carries:
- the sucA gene encoding 2-oxoglutarate dehydrogenase E1 component (COG0567 2-oxoglutarate dehydrogenase complex, dehydrogenase (E1) component, and related enzymes), with the protein product MNNTGINRANLEYIEQLYSDFRSHPDTLSLEWKSFFEGMEFAQEGKFGMSDKELAVYQLIQAYRDHGHLQANLNPLYAPQKNEMLALSRFGLSEKDLSSTFQIGSLIGLANSSLKEIIAQLEKNYCGTIALQAADATPAEIKWLQSEFEKVTPKLSLDDKKAVLQSLTKAESLERFLHTRYVGAKRFSVEGADSFIPMMEHLAQRSTDEQVEEIFIGMAHRGRVNLLVNFCGKGEEYIFGDFNGPLQREAPIANFDGDVKYHLGYVAEKKSKAGVCRINLAYNPSHLETVNAIAVGMARASQDRLNKPDARKRVLPVLVHGDAAFAGQGIVQEVLQLAGVAPHTVGGTIHIILDNQVGFTTNGFDTRSTRYASDTAKMTFTPVLHANGDDAESCVRAMDIALRYRQQFNKDVVINLICYRKYGHNEGDEPAFTQPQMYEIIKTHKTVRDLYGQQLVAEGSMTQAQVDEFYTNAMNRLQTIFEETKKNPPKLKNFKFEGPWKGLRAAVDADFEKTADTKFPIEKLKKIGELIGSYPADFTPHPKLKRLLESRKNMGAGSEMIDWGMGELLAYGSLLSEGTNVRMTGEDCVRGTFTHRHAGMYDFTNGKAFFPLDAVNPDAKFLIAESILSEYGVVGFEYGFSVQDPRSLVMWEAQFGDFVNGAQIVLDQYLAAGEAKWQQMSGLVLLLPHGYEGQGPEHSSARMERFLQSSAQNNMQVCNLTTPAQIYHVLRRQMHRDFRKPLVIMSPKSLLRHPKAVSSLDELANGSFQEVIKDTVNPANVDTVVFVSGKLYYELLEARETTKKENVALVRLEQLYPFPARQVTEVLKSYPKAKTLVWAQEEPKNMGAFQNVYFKFADVVAKAGLKLAFEYAGRPERSSPATGFNHQHKEEQAEIIKSIFGA
- a CDS encoding 2-oxoglutarate dehydrogenase, E2 component, dihydrolipoamide succinyltransferase (COG0508 Pyruvate/2-oxoglutarate dehydrogenase complex, dihydrolipoamide acyltransferase (E2) component, and related enzymes), with the translated sequence MKQEIKVPAVGESITEATIGNWLKKSGEFVKRDEVLMLLETDKASVEVVAENDGVLTILPGNEDGAVVQIGATIATLDTSATAPAATATPAAQPAATPAAASPHAASTKDASGHLSPAVQRIVTEKNLDPSTVQGTGKDGRLTKGDVLEAQPGAPAKAAAAPAPAAKAPTAAATNAMAARGPSKQGDKNLVPMTTIRKRIAEKLKEAQNTAALLTTFNEIDMSKVMELRGKYKDKFKERYGINLGFNAFFVKAAVEALKEFPAVNALITGNDIQYHNYYNIGIAVSTEKGLMVPVVKDADLLSMAGVEMAIRDLALKGRDGKISPNDLSGGTFSITNGGVFGSLLSTPILNYPQSAILGLHKIQDRPMAIDGKVEIRPMMYVALTYDHRIIDGKEAVSFLVKIKELVEDPERLLLEV